The following coding sequences lie in one Myxococcales bacterium genomic window:
- a CDS encoding NAD(P)H-hydrate dehydratase produces the protein MIPVLSREQMRELDRHAIEACRVPSLILMENAGRNAAGIVARVIGDAQPSIVIVAGTGNNGGDGFVVARRLLSAGHAPEVYLVGEPERLGADARANHDAWRGLGGRVTSVADDAGVLGLKATLVSLEPNDVIIDALLGTGLDRVVEGRLAEIISAINDSDAAVLSLDLPSGLDANTGSALGTAVRALATISFGHLKLGLLTPSGAEHAGDVHVVDIGVPGDLFREVGCSAFLFEDDDASELLLPRGVATHKGEAGHVVAVAGSAGKTGAARLTLRGALRAGAGLATAACFADAADALDQRVLEEMTARIDETNIEASLDVLLERADVVVVGPGLGLDARARRVAEHVVLGWDGPKIVDADALSLFAGRAAELAKARGQLVLTPHPGEMARLIGTSVAEVEADRHRALARVVELTRAVVLLKGARTLIGAPGELPLVISAGSPVLATAGSGDVLSGIIAAFAKGASLRIAAVLGAHVHARAGEAWAERTGSDRGLLAHEIADGVPGVLARLAGGASAMPD, from the coding sequence ATGATCCCGGTGCTGTCCCGTGAGCAGATGCGCGAGCTCGATCGCCACGCCATCGAGGCGTGCCGGGTGCCGAGCCTGATCTTGATGGAGAACGCCGGGCGCAACGCCGCGGGCATCGTCGCGCGGGTCATCGGTGACGCCCAGCCGTCGATCGTGATCGTCGCCGGCACCGGCAACAACGGTGGGGACGGCTTCGTCGTTGCGCGCCGTTTGTTGTCGGCAGGTCACGCCCCCGAGGTGTACCTGGTGGGCGAACCCGAGCGCCTCGGCGCCGACGCCCGCGCCAATCATGATGCGTGGCGTGGGCTCGGCGGCCGCGTCACCTCCGTCGCGGACGACGCCGGAGTGCTGGGACTCAAGGCCACGCTGGTGTCCCTCGAGCCGAACGACGTGATCATCGACGCGCTGCTCGGTACTGGGCTCGATCGAGTGGTCGAGGGGCGACTGGCCGAGATCATCTCCGCGATCAACGACTCGGATGCGGCCGTGCTGTCCCTCGACCTACCGTCGGGACTGGACGCAAACACTGGCTCCGCGCTCGGCACGGCGGTGCGGGCGCTCGCCACCATCAGCTTTGGCCACCTCAAGCTAGGGCTGCTCACACCCAGCGGCGCTGAGCACGCAGGCGACGTGCACGTCGTGGACATCGGTGTGCCGGGAGATCTCTTCCGTGAGGTCGGCTGCTCCGCATTCCTGTTCGAAGACGACGACGCTTCCGAGCTGCTCTTGCCCCGCGGCGTGGCCACACACAAGGGTGAAGCGGGGCACGTCGTGGCGGTGGCCGGCTCCGCCGGCAAGACCGGAGCGGCGCGGCTCACGCTGCGCGGTGCGCTGCGCGCGGGTGCCGGGCTCGCGACCGCTGCCTGTTTCGCCGACGCAGCGGATGCCCTCGACCAGCGTGTGCTCGAAGAGATGACGGCGCGCATCGACGAAACGAACATCGAGGCTTCGCTCGACGTTCTGCTCGAACGCGCTGACGTGGTGGTGGTTGGTCCGGGGCTCGGGCTCGACGCGCGGGCTCGCCGTGTGGCAGAGCACGTGGTGCTCGGCTGGGACGGGCCGAAGATCGTCGATGCCGATGCGCTCAGTCTGTTCGCGGGGCGCGCAGCCGAGCTGGCCAAGGCAAGAGGGCAGCTCGTGCTCACTCCACACCCGGGAGAGATGGCACGCCTGATCGGCACGAGCGTCGCCGAGGTCGAGGCAGACCGACATCGTGCCCTCGCCCGGGTCGTCGAGCTCACGCGGGCGGTGGTGTTGCTCAAGGGCGCGCGTACGCTGATCGGCGCGCCCGGTGAGCTGCCGCTGGTGATCTCCGCCGGTTCGCCGGTCCTCGCCACTGCGGGTTCGGGCGATGTGCTCTCGGGCATCATCGCGGCCTTCGCCAAGGGAGCCTCGTTGCGCATCGCAGCGGTGCTCGGTGCCCACGTTCACGCGCGTGCAGGTGAGGCCTGGGCAGAGCGGACCGGGTCCGACCGCGGCCTTTTGGCTCACGAAATCGCAGACGGTGTTCCGGGGGTCCTTGCCCGCTTGGCAGGCGGAGCCTCCGCGATGCCAGATTGA
- a CDS encoding zf-TFIIB domain-containing protein: protein MALSCPRDKSALETKTYEAKIEVDQCPACSGMWLDKGELEAIQESKENDYSKVLENLPDSVSRSINKAAQIESGPIACPKCAAEMDVKEYAYCSQVVIDACPEGCGIWLDGGELQALEKFFERSQAEAGDVIPLRWRLWATLSGVFKKSKGS, encoded by the coding sequence ATGGCCCTCTCGTGTCCCCGTGACAAAAGTGCGCTCGAAACCAAGACCTACGAAGCGAAGATCGAGGTCGATCAGTGTCCGGCCTGCTCCGGAATGTGGCTCGACAAAGGCGAGCTCGAGGCCATTCAGGAGTCGAAGGAGAACGACTACTCCAAGGTGCTGGAGAACTTGCCCGACTCCGTCTCCCGCAGCATCAACAAGGCGGCACAGATCGAGTCCGGTCCCATCGCGTGTCCAAAGTGCGCGGCCGAGATGGACGTGAAAGAGTACGCTTATTGTTCACAGGTCGTCATCGATGCCTGCCCAGAGGGTTGTGGCATCTGGCTCGACGGCGGAGAGCTGCAGGCGCTCGAGAAGTTCTTCGAGCGCAGCCAGGCCGAGGCCGGCGACGTGATCCCGCTGCGCTGGCGTTTGTGGGCGACGCTGTCGGGCGTGTTCAAGAAGAGCAAAGGCAGCTGA
- a CDS encoding phospholipid carrier-dependent glycosyltransferase, whose product MAELGTRRNQERLLALVCVSAVALGVWLRVQNIAEPAGLAWDEHHFVKTAQNYLHGQPDWNDHPPLGKLLIAQAIHWFGDTSLAWRASALLAGLLNIGLVGVLAARVFRSRSAGLLGAAFIAGDGFFIAYSRTALLDGVLTTFVLATACVIVRARSAWQVALASLLLGLGCNVKFSAIVMLVPIVGVALFGRAPLWSLVFLLLAPLDYFLLYRHGLALQHKPHTVADVIDATRVLYEHHAKLTDMTHIYVSRWYTWLLPHKPIPMRFTEVDGVVRSMSSMGNPLLWWAASLSVLTTASAFVSTSATLVWAKLRARATPLHAIGAIDRDELWVLFLWALPVLPWVVSRRDSYIYHYLPAYGFAVALVAGKLGRLIDARRRHGWFGVGALVLTAWWVAPVSAELPVSRLGYELRLWFPGWRKARPRPPLPSSTAVPRRLTSPPTR is encoded by the coding sequence GTGGCGGAGCTCGGCACGCGCAGAAACCAGGAGCGATTACTGGCGCTCGTGTGTGTGTCCGCCGTCGCGCTCGGTGTCTGGCTGCGCGTTCAGAACATCGCGGAACCGGCAGGCCTGGCCTGGGATGAGCACCACTTCGTCAAGACGGCGCAGAACTACCTGCACGGTCAGCCGGACTGGAACGACCACCCGCCGCTCGGGAAACTGCTGATCGCTCAGGCCATCCATTGGTTTGGCGACACGTCGCTGGCGTGGCGCGCGTCGGCGCTGCTCGCCGGGCTGCTCAACATCGGGCTCGTGGGTGTGCTCGCAGCGCGAGTGTTTCGCAGCCGGAGTGCCGGCCTGCTCGGCGCGGCCTTCATCGCTGGCGACGGTTTTTTCATCGCGTACTCGCGCACCGCTCTGCTCGACGGCGTGCTGACGACGTTCGTGCTCGCCACGGCGTGTGTGATCGTGCGTGCGCGCAGCGCCTGGCAGGTGGCGCTGGCGTCGCTGCTCCTGGGCCTCGGTTGCAACGTGAAGTTCAGCGCCATCGTGATGTTGGTTCCGATCGTCGGAGTAGCGCTGTTCGGGCGCGCGCCCTTGTGGTCGCTCGTGTTCCTGCTGCTCGCCCCGCTCGACTATTTCTTGCTCTATCGACACGGGCTTGCGCTGCAGCACAAACCGCACACAGTCGCGGATGTCATCGATGCAACGCGCGTGTTGTACGAACACCACGCCAAGCTCACCGACATGACGCACATCTACGTGTCGCGGTGGTACACCTGGCTCCTGCCGCACAAACCCATACCGATGCGCTTCACGGAGGTCGACGGGGTCGTGCGCTCGATGTCCTCGATGGGCAACCCGCTGCTCTGGTGGGCCGCGAGTCTTTCGGTGCTGACGACCGCCTCCGCGTTCGTGAGCACTTCGGCCACGCTCGTCTGGGCCAAGCTCCGCGCACGTGCGACCCCGCTCCACGCCATTGGTGCGATCGATCGGGACGAGCTGTGGGTACTATTTTTGTGGGCGCTGCCGGTCTTGCCCTGGGTCGTCTCGCGGCGCGACTCGTACATCTACCACTACCTTCCCGCCTACGGTTTTGCCGTCGCGCTGGTGGCCGGCAAGCTCGGGCGGCTGATCGACGCTCGCCGGCGGCACGGTTGGTTCGGGGTCGGAGCGCTCGTGCTCACGGCGTGGTGGGTGGCCCCGGTGTCCGCCGAGCTGCCCGTGAGCCGACTGGGTTACGAGCTTCGTCTTTGGTTTCCGGGCTGGCGCAAGGCGCGCCCGCGCCCACCGCTGCCGAGCTCGACCGCCGTGCCGCGGCGGCTCACATCGCCGCCGACACGCTGA
- a CDS encoding PDZ domain-containing protein: protein MRILERLGRAIVVLGVFALSSYFALRFGTGGLWKGLEAAHAVSAPGGSKAPYDLTQLTAVNETLKTIRDKYVDPARVKPQQMFLSALNQVQKEVAQVIILHEEKSPTVKVRADTEEKEFRVDNIQGPWDVAARLREVFAFLQTNLKDTEVDLRDIEYAACNGMLRTLDPHSVFLSPEAYREMNLSTSGHFGGLGIVISIRDQQLTIMRPMPDTPAGRAGTKRMDRITKINNESTLNMPLDDAVKRLRGKPGSKVTIWVHRDGTDGWQGSRPFELTREEIRIKSVDYRTLAPGVGYVRLKQFQSSSADELEAALADIGKNEPIKGLVLDLRGNPGGLLDQAAKVADKFIENGTLVATVGASEGREEKKASPRGTEPNYPVVVLQSGSSASASEIVAGALKNTDRAVIVGQTSFGKGTVQLVFPRITPDGAALKLTIAQYLTPGDVSIQGVGVAPDIQLDPMTADTLEMDLYSEESPVKERDLSRSLGGASKRSSDRPSYKLRYNLPEEQRAKMRDLGGDLEDEFQLDFPIAFGRDLVSKLTQGKRPDQIRAAKTVVEKSQEGQIQAITADLSKLGIDWSAPPKDTKGPGADDYEVKLETDRKGDLVSAGEPMNLKVTVKNNGKDPIYQLRAQTKSDGGYYDERELVFGKVEPGKTRIATVPFGWCDLDGKKPGSTKPLPTDTKRVCKIPLDAITRQDVVKLKFFAEGGTAPKDQELRPTVQSLPRPAFAFSYQIVDHRPGNGDGQVQRGEGLTLHLTVKNVGMGKSFETQANLRNLTGDGLYLRAGRFELPSMNPGDVRDVAFTFDVLDGLTDNFAKVEMSIADRDLRVVTSEKIIIPVTRSGVFVNQASGKVSFEQSAQVRGQPQTGAAVVGEVQKGSLVDRLGTFSGFTKIRIDGDRFGFVESAAVKDGGAGGKISFKPLLTHSPPLIELKPSSLSTRGDKVKIEGTATDGDRVLDVYAFIGSHKVFYQSNRKGTDKLKLGFSFEASLNPGINVVTVVARENEDTASRYTIVVRRDGPNGAALTTPKSDDFGADWEFVGDD, encoded by the coding sequence ATGCGAATCCTGGAGCGGCTCGGCCGCGCGATCGTCGTCCTGGGGGTCTTTGCCCTCTCCTCCTACTTCGCGCTTCGCTTCGGGACCGGGGGTCTGTGGAAGGGGCTCGAAGCGGCGCACGCGGTCAGCGCCCCGGGCGGGAGCAAGGCGCCGTACGATCTCACCCAGCTCACCGCGGTCAACGAGACGCTGAAGACCATCCGCGACAAGTACGTCGATCCGGCGCGGGTGAAACCTCAGCAGATGTTCCTGAGCGCGCTGAACCAGGTTCAGAAAGAGGTCGCTCAGGTCATCATCTTGCACGAGGAGAAATCACCGACCGTCAAGGTGCGCGCGGACACCGAAGAGAAAGAGTTCCGCGTCGACAACATCCAGGGGCCCTGGGACGTGGCCGCCCGTCTGCGTGAGGTGTTCGCGTTCTTGCAGACGAACCTCAAGGACACCGAGGTCGACCTCCGGGACATCGAGTACGCCGCGTGCAACGGCATGCTGCGCACGCTCGATCCGCACAGCGTCTTTTTGAGCCCGGAGGCCTACCGGGAGATGAACCTCTCGACCTCTGGCCACTTCGGGGGTCTGGGCATCGTGATCTCGATCCGCGATCAGCAGCTGACGATCATGCGGCCGATGCCGGACACACCCGCCGGTCGCGCGGGCACGAAGCGCATGGATCGCATCACGAAGATCAACAACGAGTCGACGCTGAACATGCCGCTCGACGACGCGGTCAAGCGGCTGCGCGGCAAACCCGGCTCCAAGGTCACAATCTGGGTCCATCGCGACGGCACCGACGGCTGGCAGGGCTCGCGGCCGTTCGAACTGACGCGCGAAGAGATCCGCATCAAGAGCGTCGACTACCGGACCCTCGCGCCTGGCGTGGGTTACGTGCGTTTGAAGCAGTTCCAGTCGAGCTCGGCGGACGAGCTCGAGGCGGCGCTGGCCGACATTGGCAAGAACGAACCAATCAAGGGTCTGGTCCTGGATTTGCGCGGCAATCCTGGCGGTTTGCTCGATCAGGCGGCAAAGGTCGCAGACAAGTTCATCGAGAACGGAACCCTGGTGGCCACCGTCGGCGCCTCCGAGGGGCGCGAAGAGAAGAAAGCGTCACCGCGGGGCACCGAGCCGAACTATCCGGTCGTCGTCTTGCAGAGCGGCTCGAGCGCCAGCGCGAGTGAGATCGTGGCGGGTGCGCTCAAGAACACCGACCGCGCGGTCATCGTCGGACAGACGAGCTTCGGCAAGGGCACCGTGCAGCTGGTGTTCCCGCGCATCACGCCGGACGGCGCGGCGCTCAAGCTCACCATTGCGCAGTACCTGACGCCGGGTGACGTCTCGATTCAGGGCGTTGGTGTGGCGCCGGACATCCAGCTCGACCCGATGACGGCGGACACGCTGGAGATGGATCTCTACAGCGAAGAGAGCCCGGTGAAGGAGCGTGATCTCTCGCGCAGCCTCGGCGGCGCCAGCAAACGCTCCAGCGACCGGCCGAGCTACAAGCTTCGCTACAACCTGCCCGAGGAACAGCGCGCCAAGATGCGAGACCTCGGCGGGGATCTCGAGGACGAGTTCCAGCTGGATTTCCCCATCGCCTTCGGCCGCGACCTGGTGAGCAAGCTGACCCAGGGCAAACGACCGGATCAGATCCGCGCGGCCAAGACCGTGGTCGAGAAATCTCAGGAAGGGCAGATCCAGGCCATCACTGCGGATCTCTCGAAGCTCGGCATCGACTGGAGCGCACCGCCCAAGGACACGAAGGGTCCGGGCGCCGACGACTACGAGGTCAAGCTCGAGACCGATCGCAAGGGTGATCTGGTCAGCGCCGGGGAGCCGATGAACCTGAAGGTCACGGTCAAGAACAACGGCAAGGACCCGATCTATCAGCTGCGCGCTCAGACCAAGAGCGACGGCGGTTATTACGACGAGCGGGAGCTGGTCTTCGGCAAGGTCGAACCCGGCAAGACCCGCATTGCGACGGTGCCTTTTGGCTGGTGTGATCTGGACGGCAAGAAACCGGGCAGCACCAAGCCGCTGCCGACCGACACCAAGCGGGTGTGCAAGATCCCGCTCGACGCCATCACCCGGCAGGACGTGGTGAAGCTGAAGTTCTTCGCCGAGGGCGGCACCGCCCCCAAGGACCAGGAGCTGCGCCCCACCGTGCAGAGCCTGCCGCGTCCGGCCTTCGCCTTCTCTTACCAGATCGTCGATCACCGTCCGGGCAACGGCGACGGCCAGGTGCAGCGGGGTGAGGGGCTGACGCTCCACCTGACGGTCAAGAACGTCGGCATGGGCAAGTCCTTCGAGACCCAAGCCAATCTGCGTAACCTGACCGGGGACGGGCTCTACCTGCGTGCGGGGCGCTTCGAGCTGCCCAGCATGAACCCCGGGGACGTGCGCGACGTTGCCTTCACCTTCGACGTGCTCGACGGGCTCACCGACAACTTCGCCAAGGTCGAGATGAGCATCGCCGATCGTGATCTTCGCGTGGTGACCAGCGAGAAGATCATCATCCCGGTGACCCGCAGCGGGGTGTTCGTGAATCAGGCCTCGGGCAAGGTGTCGTTCGAGCAGTCGGCTCAGGTGCGCGGTCAGCCGCAGACCGGCGCGGCGGTGGTCGGCGAGGTGCAGAAGGGCTCGCTGGTCGATCGCCTCGGCACGTTCAGCGGCTTCACCAAGATCCGCATCGACGGCGATCGTTTCGGTTTCGTCGAGTCCGCGGCGGTCAAAGATGGCGGCGCTGGCGGAAAGATCAGCTTCAAACCGCTGCTCACGCACTCGCCGCCGCTGATCGAGCTCAAGCCGTCGTCACTTTCCACGCGCGGCGACAAGGTCAAGATAGAAGGTACGGCGACCGACGGTGACCGAGTGCTGGACGTGTACGCCTTCATCGGCTCGCACAAGGTCTTCTACCAGTCGAACCGCAAGGGCACGGACAAACTGAAGCTGGGGTTTTCGTTCGAAGCCAGCCTGAATCCCGGGATCAACGTGGTGACGGTGGTGGCGCGCGAGAACGAGGACACGGCCTCGCGCTACACCATCGTGGTGCGCCGCGATGGCCCGAACGGCGCAGCGCTCACCACACCGAAGTCCGATGACTTCGGGGCCGACTGGGAATTCGTCGGCGACGACTGA
- a CDS encoding phospholipid carrier-dependent glycosyltransferase gives MTNLAQSNTKRQALARALSAPALPLVTACVGMIALGYWLRAQRLGVPAVLTWDEHHFVNNARNYLEGRPDLNDHPPLGKLLMALPMHYLGDTAVAWRLAPLLLGCTSVLLIGVLAGWAARRREAFWIGAAFAALDGFLLTYSRTALLDGMLTCLALATVIAAACFRSPIGVGVAALLLGSACSVKFSAVVLVPIVVWAALSKRAWLWSSLSLVLAPAAYVGWYMLGLRMAKQPAGMASVISETKRLYVHHAGLTDWKHPLLSHWYEWFLPTRPLPIRSETMSDGRLQLMHSLGNPLLWWMVDAALVVSVVFIVRAAWRSARAQGVKPALVAFPGWFDSPSGRWLVLLLAWCGPVLPWIVSKRDSYIYHYLPAYAFGIALAATLVARVYHRRHTLGLCAVLVVGQVSFYYAPIWSQRPLSAQGVRGRLFLHTWR, from the coding sequence ATGACTAACCTCGCTCAGTCGAACACGAAGCGACAGGCTCTCGCCCGCGCCCTCTCGGCCCCGGCGTTACCCCTCGTGACGGCCTGCGTCGGCATGATCGCCCTGGGTTACTGGCTGCGCGCCCAGCGGCTCGGGGTGCCCGCGGTGCTCACCTGGGACGAGCACCACTTCGTGAACAACGCCCGCAACTACCTGGAAGGGCGCCCCGATCTGAACGACCACCCGCCGCTCGGAAAACTCCTGATGGCGCTGCCGATGCACTACCTCGGTGACACCGCCGTGGCGTGGCGGCTCGCGCCGTTGTTGCTCGGTTGTACGAGCGTGCTCCTGATCGGTGTGCTCGCTGGCTGGGCGGCGCGACGGAGAGAGGCGTTCTGGATCGGTGCTGCGTTCGCCGCCCTGGACGGTTTTTTGCTCACGTACAGCCGCACGGCCCTGCTCGACGGCATGCTCACGTGCCTGGCCCTGGCAACCGTGATCGCGGCGGCGTGTTTTCGCTCGCCCATCGGAGTCGGGGTCGCGGCGCTCTTGCTCGGCTCGGCCTGCTCGGTGAAGTTCAGCGCCGTCGTGCTCGTGCCCATCGTGGTGTGGGCGGCGCTCTCCAAGCGCGCGTGGCTCTGGTCTTCGCTGTCGCTGGTTCTGGCGCCGGCAGCCTACGTCGGCTGGTACATGCTCGGCCTTCGAATGGCGAAACAGCCAGCCGGAATGGCGTCGGTGATCTCGGAGACCAAACGTCTCTACGTCCATCACGCCGGTCTCACCGACTGGAAACATCCGCTCCTGTCCCACTGGTACGAGTGGTTTCTGCCCACGCGTCCCCTGCCCATTCGAAGCGAGACCATGAGCGACGGCCGACTGCAGCTCATGCACTCACTGGGCAACCCACTGCTCTGGTGGATGGTCGACGCGGCGCTGGTGGTGAGCGTCGTGTTCATCGTCCGCGCCGCGTGGCGCAGCGCGCGCGCGCAGGGCGTGAAGCCCGCGCTGGTGGCGTTCCCGGGCTGGTTCGACAGCCCGAGCGGCCGCTGGCTCGTGCTGCTCTTGGCGTGGTGCGGGCCCGTCCTGCCCTGGATTGTCAGCAAACGCGACTCGTACATCTACCATTACCTGCCGGCCTACGCGTTCGGGATCGCGCTCGCGGCAACGCTGGTCGCCCGCGTCTATCACCGGCGCCACACCCTCGGGCTCTGCGCCGTGCTCGTCGTCGGTCAGGTGAGCTTCTACTACGCGCCCATCTGGTCGCAGCGCCCGCTCTCCGCGCAGGGTGTTCGGGGCCGGCTGTTCCTTCACACCTGGCGTTGA
- a CDS encoding pyridoxine 5'-phosphate synthase → MIRFHVNIDHVATLRNARGTQYPDPVFAAQLAEQSGADGITLHLREDRRHIRDEDARRVRAAVSTLMNLEMAATEEMLGIAAELRPDVITLVPERREERTTEGGLDVIGARETIVKVAAMCREKAIKLSLFIAPDFDQIAASRAVGAEQIELHTGEYCHLTGRAQVEELQRLSRAALRASELGLEVAAGHGLTRHNVMDVAAIESVVELNIGHAVIADAVFVGLPAAIRDFREAIQRGVAERRT, encoded by the coding sequence GTGATCCGCTTTCACGTCAACATCGACCACGTCGCGACGCTACGCAACGCTCGCGGCACGCAGTATCCCGACCCGGTCTTTGCCGCGCAGCTGGCCGAGCAGTCGGGCGCCGACGGGATCACGCTGCACCTGCGTGAGGACCGGCGTCACATTCGCGACGAAGACGCGAGACGCGTGCGGGCCGCGGTGAGCACACTGATGAACCTCGAGATGGCCGCGACCGAGGAGATGCTCGGCATCGCAGCCGAGCTGCGCCCGGACGTTATCACCCTGGTGCCCGAGCGACGCGAGGAGCGCACGACCGAGGGTGGGCTGGACGTGATCGGCGCGCGCGAGACCATCGTGAAGGTGGCCGCCATGTGCCGCGAGAAGGCCATCAAGCTCAGCCTGTTCATCGCCCCCGATTTCGATCAGATAGCCGCCAGTCGTGCCGTCGGTGCCGAACAGATCGAGCTCCACACCGGTGAGTACTGCCACCTCACCGGTCGCGCGCAGGTAGAAGAGTTGCAGCGCCTGAGTAGAGCTGCACTCCGCGCCTCGGAGCTCGGGCTGGAGGTGGCGGCAGGGCACGGGCTCACTCGCCACAACGTGATGGACGTTGCCGCCATCGAGTCGGTCGTCGAGCTGAACATCGGCCACGCGGTGATCGCCGATGCCGTGTTCGTGGGTCTGCCGGCTGCGATCCGCGACTTCCGCGAGGCCATCCAGCGTGGAGTCGCGGAGCGGCGCACATGA
- a CDS encoding RNA polymerase sigma factor — protein sequence MVLRRRTNPSMSNQTHSVSLAVETRPFNDEIAELLPALRARALKLCLNADDARDLVQDTVERALRFESSYERGTNLRAWLQQVLFSVFVTRCRKLRRERRALESLTSDPCAWTRPEAGPAMHQLSPRVERAVAALPWQFAQVVRLVDLDERSYKDAAAQLGVPVGTVMSRLFRGRRLLAEQLREAPMAEVLAAAA from the coding sequence ATGGTGCTCCGTCGAAGGACGAACCCATCGATGTCGAATCAGACCCACAGCGTTTCCTTGGCCGTAGAGACCCGACCTTTCAACGACGAGATCGCGGAGCTTCTGCCGGCGCTTCGGGCGCGTGCGCTGAAACTCTGTCTGAACGCCGACGACGCGCGGGACCTGGTTCAGGACACCGTCGAGCGCGCGCTGCGCTTCGAGTCGAGCTACGAGCGGGGCACCAACCTGCGGGCGTGGCTCCAGCAAGTGCTGTTCAGTGTGTTCGTCACGCGCTGTCGCAAGCTACGCCGCGAACGTCGCGCGCTCGAGAGCTTGACCAGTGATCCTTGCGCCTGGACCCGGCCGGAAGCGGGGCCCGCCATGCACCAACTCTCGCCGCGGGTGGAGCGTGCGGTCGCCGCGTTGCCGTGGCAGTTCGCTCAGGTGGTGCGACTGGTGGATCTCGACGAACGTTCGTACAAGGACGCGGCGGCGCAGCTCGGGGTCCCCGTGGGCACGGTGATGAGTCGCCTGTTCCGCGGCCGCCGGCTCCTGGCAGAACAGCTGCGCGAGGCCCCGATGGCTGAAGTTCTGGCCGCAGCGGCGTGA
- a CDS encoding holo-ACP synthase gives MIVGLGIDVCSVPRIESALERFGERFWERVLTSRERSDLAGRRADRAAALAGRFAAKEAFSKALGAPRDVWWQDVEIRKGESGAPEIVAQGPALPHLARLGVARMLVSITHDAGVAAAVVVLEGARP, from the coding sequence ATGATCGTGGGACTGGGCATCGACGTCTGTAGCGTGCCGCGCATCGAGAGTGCCCTCGAGCGTTTTGGTGAGAGGTTCTGGGAGCGCGTGCTGACGTCGCGCGAGCGCTCCGATCTCGCGGGCAGGCGCGCCGACCGAGCCGCCGCGCTCGCCGGGCGTTTTGCCGCCAAAGAAGCCTTCTCGAAGGCACTTGGAGCACCCAGAGACGTGTGGTGGCAGGACGTGGAGATCCGCAAAGGTGAGAGCGGCGCGCCGGAGATCGTCGCGCAGGGTCCGGCGCTGCCGCATCTGGCTCGGCTCGGGGTCGCGCGCATGCTGGTGTCGATCACCCACGATGCGGGGGTGGCGGCTGCGGTCGTCGTCCTCGAAGGAGCAAGACCATGA